DNA from Lentilitoribacter sp. Alg239-R112:
GCGGATTACTCGCGACCAAATCAGATCATTTGAGCGTAGCATCTGAAATGCACCAGCCATTTGCTCGGCCTTAAGATAACCCTGTTCGCGCATAATATTCTCAAGAAAAGCAAGCTGGCTTTCATTGATAAACAACGTTAATTCGCCCGCGTCGGCAAAATCGACCTGAGCAGCAAATAAAGAGATAGAATTAATGGGTATGTGTTTCTTCTTAGCTAAAAATGCTGCTTCTATTGCCAGTAGTGTACCACCCAGACAATAGCCTGCCATATGGATACCTGTTTTTGGCAGCCGCCTATTTACTTCATTTATGGCCGCCCTGATCCCCAACTCTCGATAATCATCCAAGGAAAGGTTCTGATCTTTCTTAGACGGGTTTTTCCATGAAATGATGAAAACGCTATAGCCTTGTTCCGTAAGATATTTGACGAGCGAATTATGTGAAGACAAGTCAAGAATATAATATTTCATGATCCATGCTGGCACGATCAGAATCGGCTCTTTCCGAACCTCTTCAGTTACAGCATCATAATGCAGTAATTCTATCAATTCGTTACGAAAAACCACTTTTCCTGCGGTGCAGGCGACATTCTTTCCAACATGAAACCCATCCATAGACCGCGGCTTGGCACCCGTTAAACGATCCAGGTCTTCTTTAAAAAGCTTTGCTCCCCTTATGAAATTTGCACCAGACTCTTTGAACGTACGGTTCAGAACAACCGGATTTAATAAGGCAGAGTTGGACGGGCTAATCATATCGAGAGATTGCCTTGCCATAAAAGATACTATCTGCTGATTTTTCTCGCTTAATCCAGGTACTTCCGAAGTTGCTTTTCGCCACCAATCTTGCGCATTTAGAAACATCGAAACATACAAATTATGAGGAAACTTCTGCCACAACGGATCTTGAAAACGGCGATCTTCCAATCCATATGGCGAACAC
Protein-coding regions in this window:
- a CDS encoding alpha/beta fold hydrolase; the protein is MDDGEFKRRLETPDTKIEDIEQSLRELDQRLHASVGRFTGGLSPLALSMAYYDWLTHLITSPSKLAELWQAASKNSCAANAEYPFITFDLNESTPVEKCSPYGLEDRRFQDPLWQKFPHNLYVSMFLNAQDWWRKATSEVPGLSEKNQQIVSFMARQSLDMISPSNSALLNPVVLNRTFKESGANFIRGAKLFKEDLDRLTGAKPRSMDGFHVGKNVACTAGKVVFRNELIELLHYDAVTEEVRKEPILIVPAWIMKYYILDLSSHNSLVKYLTEQGYSVFIISWKNPSKKDQNLSLDDYRELGIRAAINEVNRRLPKTGIHMAGYCLGGTLLAIEAAFLAKKKHIPINSISLFAAQVDFADAGELTLFINESQLAFLENIMREQGYLKAEQMAGAFQMLRSNDLIWSRVIRHYLLGERTKMNDLMAWNADSTRMPAKMHSEYLNKLFLNNDLAQRRLKVDGSAVSLSDIRQPIFAVGTEQDHVSPWKSVYKINALTDTDVTFVLTNRGHNAGVVSEPGHKGRHFRSGVKNEGDLHISAEKWLEQHPVQEGSWWPAWISWLNERSSSECVDAADRQSRLFEDAIGDAPGTYVLQR